Within Sphingobium aromaticiconvertens, the genomic segment CGGCTTCTGCGCGGGCGGCGACATTGCGCTGATCGCCAACAGCGCCAAGGGCGACTGCAAGGAGGCGGAGGCCTTCTTCCATGTCGAATATCGGATGAACCACCTGCTGTTCGTCTATGAAAAGCCGATCGTTGCGTTCATCGACGGGATCGTCATGGGCGGCGGCGTGGGCCTGTCCCTGCCCGCCCGCTATCGTGTTGCGACCGAGCGGACGACCTTCGCCATGCCAGAGACGGGCATCGGCCTGTTCCCCGATGTCGGTGGCGGCTGGTTCCTGCCCCGCCTGCCTGGCCGTATCGGCGCCTGGCTGGCAGCGACAGGCGCGCGGATCGACGGGGCGGATTGTTCCGCGATCGGCCTTGCTACCCACTATATCGCCTCGGATCGGCTGGACGCGGTCAAAGCCCGCATATTGGCGGATCCCACAGGCTTGCGTGAGATATTGGACGAGCAGACCGAGACCCCACCGCCCTCGAAACTGGCGACGCAGCGGGACGCGATCGACCGCTTGTTCGCGACAGACCGTTATGAGGATATATTGGCCGCATTGCAGGCGGACGGGTCAGAATGGGCAGATAAGCAGCTGTCCATATTGGCCACCAAGTCGCCGCAGACGATCAAGGTAGCGCTGCGCCAGTTGGTCGAGGGGGCCGCTTTCACCGATTTCGCCGACAATATGGCGAATGAATATCGACTGGCCTGCCACGTCATCCGCCGCCCCGATTTCATCGAGGGCGTGCGCGCGGTGATTTTCGACAAGGATAATGCGCCATGC encodes:
- a CDS encoding enoyl-CoA hydratase/isomerase family protein, which gives rise to MTEQVLTFTESSANGAVGRIRLNRPKAIHALTPEMCHAINDALLAWADDDSVVAVMIDHEEGRGFCAGGDIALIANSAKGDCKEAEAFFHVEYRMNHLLFVYEKPIVAFIDGIVMGGGVGLSLPARYRVATERTTFAMPETGIGLFPDVGGGWFLPRLPGRIGAWLAATGARIDGADCSAIGLATHYIASDRLDAVKARILADPTGLREILDEQTETPPPSKLATQRDAIDRLFATDRYEDILAALQADGSEWADKQLSILATKSPQTIKVALRQLVEGAAFTDFADNMANEYRLACHVIRRPDFIEGVRAVIFDKDNAPCWNPATPEAVSDAMIDSLFAPLPPENEWTPLPQLAR